In Alteribacter keqinensis, a single window of DNA contains:
- a CDS encoding energy-coupling factor transporter ATPase, which yields MDKSDYHIKVENLTFRYREDDAAVLDDVSLTVPRGQWLAVTGHNGSGKSTLAKMLNGLLIPDQGVVSIGEWTTGNDSHITMIRKKLGMVFQNPDNQLVAPTVQDDVAFALENSGVEPREMKQRVMAHIKKAGLEGLENAEPHKLSGGQKQRVAIAGAMALQPDVIVLDEATSMLDPEGRSEIHSLLHELRQDGKMTIISITHDLDEAMSADRVAVMNQGRIIADGAPLTIFEQTALLQEAGLDVPFIIQLRHELESQGVVLSKSIRTEKEMVDAICTLKRKT from the coding sequence ATGGATAAATCAGATTATCACATCAAGGTTGAAAACCTGACTTTTCGATATCGTGAAGACGATGCTGCGGTCCTTGACGATGTGAGCCTTACTGTACCCCGTGGACAGTGGCTGGCTGTAACAGGCCACAACGGATCCGGCAAATCAACGTTGGCAAAAATGCTGAACGGCCTTCTCATCCCAGACCAGGGAGTCGTATCAATTGGAGAATGGACAACAGGAAATGACAGTCATATCACAATGATCCGGAAAAAGCTGGGGATGGTTTTTCAAAACCCGGACAACCAGCTGGTAGCACCAACCGTTCAGGATGATGTGGCATTTGCTCTGGAGAACAGCGGTGTAGAACCTCGGGAAATGAAACAAAGAGTAATGGCTCATATAAAAAAAGCAGGACTTGAAGGGCTCGAAAATGCTGAGCCTCATAAGCTGTCAGGAGGCCAGAAACAGCGTGTTGCAATCGCTGGTGCCATGGCACTGCAGCCTGATGTCATCGTCCTTGATGAAGCAACTTCCATGCTTGATCCAGAAGGGCGCTCAGAGATTCACAGCCTTTTGCATGAACTCAGACAAGACGGGAAGATGACGATTATCAGTATTACACATGACCTTGATGAGGCTATGTCTGCTGATCGTGTCGCGGTAATGAATCAAGGCAGGATTATTGCTGATGGAGCGCCATTAACCATATTCGAACAAACAGCATTATTGCAAGAAGCAGGACTTGATGTACCTTTTATTATTCAGTTGCGCCACGAACTGGAAAGTCAAGGTGTTGTTCTTTCTAAAAGCATACGTACAGAAAAAGAGATGGTGGATGCGATATGCACATTAAAGCGCAAGACCTAG
- the rpmJ gene encoding 50S ribosomal protein L36 — MKVRPSVKPMCEKCKVIRRKGTVMVICENPKHKQKQG, encoded by the coding sequence ATGAAGGTAAGACCATCTGTAAAGCCAATGTGTGAAAAATGCAAAGTTATTCGCCGAAAAGGTACCGTCATGGTAATCTGCGAAAACCCAAAACACAAACAAAAACAAGGTTAA
- the map gene encoding type I methionyl aminopeptidase — translation MIIGKTERELEIMRVAGKIVALTHQELKKHIQPGITTKELDNIADKFIRQHDAVPSFKGYNGFTGSICASVNEELVHGIPGNRVLNDGDIISIDIGAKYNGYHGDSAWTYPVGSISEKDQKLLDVTEASLFKGLEEAKPKERLSNISHAIQTYAESHGFSVVREYVGHGVGQDLHEDPQIPHFGPPGKGPRLKPGMVLAIEPMINAGSRHVKTLSDNWTVVTADGKRCAHFEHTIAIVETGYEILTKA, via the coding sequence ATGATTATAGGCAAGACCGAGCGAGAGCTTGAAATCATGCGTGTTGCCGGAAAGATTGTTGCTTTAACACATCAAGAACTTAAAAAACACATCCAGCCTGGTATCACAACGAAGGAATTGGATAACATCGCAGACAAGTTTATTCGTCAACATGATGCGGTTCCATCTTTTAAAGGCTATAATGGATTTACTGGAAGCATCTGTGCTTCAGTAAATGAAGAGTTGGTACACGGCATTCCAGGCAACCGCGTATTGAACGACGGTGACATTATCAGCATTGATATTGGAGCCAAGTACAACGGGTACCATGGAGATTCTGCCTGGACTTACCCTGTCGGTTCGATCTCTGAAAAGGATCAAAAACTTCTTGACGTTACAGAGGCTTCCCTCTTTAAAGGTCTGGAAGAAGCAAAGCCGAAAGAGCGATTGTCCAACATCTCACATGCTATCCAAACGTACGCTGAATCTCATGGATTTTCTGTTGTCAGGGAATATGTCGGTCACGGAGTCGGTCAGGACCTTCACGAAGATCCGCAGATCCCGCACTTCGGTCCACCAGGGAAAGGCCCTCGTCTTAAACCGGGAATGGTACTTGCAATTGAGCCGATGATTAATGCAGGCTCGAGACATGTAAAGACACTTTCGGATAACTGGACAGTGGTCACAGCTGATGGAAAACGATGTGCCCATTTCGAACACACAATTGCTATTGTTGAAACAGGATATGAAATTTTGACAAAAGCCTAG
- the secY gene encoding preprotein translocase subunit SecY: protein MFQTISNIFKIGDLRRKVLFTLAMLIVFRIGAHIPAPGVDAQVLNFQDEMNAFGFLNTFGGGALENFSIFATGIMPYITASIIVQLLRMDVVPKFAEWAKQGEAGRRKLAQFTRYGTIVIAFMQALGMSIGFNRIFPGLVPNPSVVTFLLIALTLTAGTAFLMWLGEQITANGVGNGISILIFAGIAAAIPNGVNQIYSTQIADAGEALFINIVVVLLLLLAMLLIVVGVIFVQQALRKIPVQYAKRLVSGKPQGGQSTHLPLKVNAAGVIPVIFAMSLFIFPPTVAGFVGDDNAIAGWVTTNFDYTQPFGLIVYAALIIGFTYFYTFVQVNPEQMADNLKKQGGYIPGIRPGKTTQVYITRILYRLTFVGALFLATVSVIPVFFTELAGLPPAVQIGGTGLLIVVGVALDTMKQIESQMIKRSYKGFIK, encoded by the coding sequence ATGTTTCAAACCATCTCCAATATATTTAAAATTGGTGATTTGAGACGTAAGGTATTATTTACCTTAGCCATGCTGATCGTGTTCCGTATCGGGGCACATATCCCTGCACCGGGTGTAGATGCTCAGGTTCTGAACTTTCAGGACGAGATGAATGCCTTTGGCTTTCTAAATACATTCGGTGGCGGAGCTCTTGAAAACTTCTCGATCTTCGCTACAGGGATCATGCCCTACATTACAGCATCGATCATTGTGCAATTACTAAGAATGGACGTTGTTCCTAAATTTGCCGAATGGGCAAAACAAGGTGAAGCGGGCCGACGAAAGTTGGCACAATTCACACGCTACGGGACAATTGTCATTGCATTCATGCAGGCACTTGGGATGTCTATCGGGTTTAACCGGATATTCCCTGGTCTTGTACCAAATCCAAGCGTTGTAACATTCCTGCTCATCGCTCTTACATTAACGGCAGGTACTGCCTTTTTAATGTGGCTCGGTGAACAGATCACAGCCAACGGTGTCGGAAATGGTATTTCGATCTTAATCTTTGCGGGGATCGCTGCTGCGATTCCAAACGGTGTCAACCAGATCTATTCAACACAGATTGCTGATGCCGGAGAAGCATTGTTTATTAATATCGTAGTAGTATTGCTGCTGCTCTTAGCCATGCTGCTTATCGTAGTAGGGGTAATCTTTGTTCAGCAGGCATTACGAAAAATTCCTGTACAATACGCTAAGCGTTTAGTATCAGGTAAGCCTCAAGGCGGTCAGTCCACTCACTTGCCACTTAAAGTGAACGCTGCCGGGGTAATTCCGGTAATTTTCGCTATGTCTCTCTTTATATTCCCGCCTACGGTCGCTGGATTTGTTGGAGATGATAATGCCATTGCCGGCTGGGTTACAACAAACTTTGATTACACGCAGCCATTTGGCTTAATCGTCTATGCTGCACTCATCATCGGATTTACGTATTTCTATACGTTTGTCCAGGTTAACCCGGAACAAATGGCCGACAACTTGAAAAAGCAAGGCGGCTATATCCCTGGAATCCGTCCTGGTAAAACAACGCAGGTTTATATTACACGAATCCTCTACCGTCTGACATTTGTAGGGGCCCTGTTCCTGGCAACTGTTTCAGTTATCCCGGTTTTCTTCACTGAGCTAGCGGGTCTCCCGCCAGCCGTTCAAATCGGAGGTACAGGTCTTCTCATCGTAGTAGGGGTTGCCCTTGATACGATGAAGCAGATTGAAAGTCAAATGATCAAACGTAGTTATAAAGGATTTATTAAATAA
- the truA gene encoding tRNA pseudouridine(38-40) synthase TruA, producing the protein MTRYVCRVAYDGTAFSGYQVQANGRTVQTAFEQSLKKLHKGVVVESKASGRTDAGVHAKGQMIQFDSELGIALENWPIALNAVLPPDVAVMAVATVPDDFHVRYDTTGKEYRYRILRGRQKDVFRRNYTYQPFPLITDVEAMRAAAGHLLGTHDFTSFCSPRTDVVDKVRTITEVEIVEEADELLLRYRGSGFLYQMVRILTGTLVEVGQGKRPPDSVKDILTAKDRDAAGPTAPGHGLYLWDVFYDTDLFKKGT; encoded by the coding sequence ATGACCCGGTATGTATGTCGCGTTGCCTATGACGGCACCGCATTTTCCGGCTACCAGGTCCAGGCGAACGGCCGGACGGTTCAGACTGCATTCGAACAAAGCTTGAAGAAACTTCATAAAGGCGTTGTAGTAGAATCCAAGGCATCCGGACGGACCGATGCAGGGGTTCATGCTAAAGGGCAGATGATCCAGTTTGACTCTGAGCTCGGTATTGCTCTTGAAAACTGGCCCATTGCCTTGAACGCCGTCTTGCCGCCGGATGTTGCCGTAATGGCTGTGGCAACGGTCCCTGACGACTTTCATGTGCGCTACGATACAACCGGTAAGGAATACCGCTACCGCATCCTCAGAGGACGCCAGAAAGACGTCTTCAGACGCAACTACACGTATCAGCCCTTTCCGCTGATTACCGATGTGGAAGCCATGAGAGCGGCTGCTGGGCATCTACTCGGTACCCATGATTTTACGAGCTTTTGTTCACCTCGTACGGACGTAGTGGATAAAGTGCGGACCATTACAGAGGTGGAGATCGTGGAAGAGGCGGATGAGCTGCTGCTACGCTACAGAGGGAGCGGCTTTCTTTATCAGATGGTGAGAATCCTTACGGGAACGCTTGTAGAAGTAGGGCAGGGAAAAAGGCCCCCTGACTCTGTTAAGGACATTCTCACAGCCAAGGACAGGGATGCTGCAGGGCCGACTGCTCCAGGACACGGCCTGTACCTCTGGGATGTGTTTTACGATACCGATCTGTTTAAGAAAGGGACGTGA
- the rplQ gene encoding 50S ribosomal protein L17 → MGYRKLGRDSSARKALFRDLTTDLIINERIETTEPKAKELRSIVEQMITLGKRGDLHARRQAAAFVRNEVADEESGTTAVQKLFDDIATRYEDRQGGYTRVHKLGPRRGDGAEMAIIELV, encoded by the coding sequence ATGGGATACAGAAAATTAGGTCGTGACAGCTCAGCGCGTAAGGCGTTGTTCCGCGACTTGACTACTGACTTAATTATCAACGAGCGAATCGAAACTACTGAGCCAAAAGCAAAGGAGCTTCGTTCAATCGTAGAGCAAATGATTACTCTTGGAAAACGTGGTGATCTTCACGCACGTCGCCAGGCAGCTGCATTTGTTCGCAATGAAGTAGCTGACGAAGAAAGCGGTACTACTGCTGTTCAAAAGCTATTTGATGATATCGCAACACGTTATGAGGACCGTCAAGGCGGATATACTCGTGTACACAAGCTAGGACCTCGCCGTGGGGATGGCGCAGAAATGGCAATCATCGAACTTGTATAA
- the infA gene encoding translation initiation factor IF-1: MAKEDVIEVEGTVIEPLPNAMFRVELENGHKILAHVSGKIRMHFIRILPGDKVTVELSPYDLTRGRITYRYK, encoded by the coding sequence ATGGCCAAAGAAGATGTAATCGAAGTTGAAGGAACGGTCATCGAGCCGCTTCCAAACGCGATGTTTCGTGTTGAACTAGAGAATGGACACAAAATTCTTGCCCACGTATCCGGTAAAATCCGTATGCACTTCATCCGTATTTTACCTGGAGATAAAGTGACCGTTGAATTGTCTCCCTATGATTTAACACGTGGTCGCATCACGTATCGTTATAAATAA
- the rpsM gene encoding 30S ribosomal protein S13, whose product MARIAGVDIPRDKRIVVSLTYVYGIGQTRAAKVLEEAGVSQDTRVRDLTEDELGRIREVVDSIKVEGDLRREVSLNIKRLIEIGSYRGIRHRRGLPVRGQKTKNNARTRKGPRRTVANKKK is encoded by the coding sequence ATGGCACGTATTGCTGGAGTCGACATTCCTCGTGATAAGCGAATTGTCGTATCTTTGACTTACGTTTACGGTATCGGACAAACAAGAGCTGCTAAAGTTCTTGAAGAAGCTGGAGTATCTCAGGACACTCGCGTACGCGATCTTACTGAAGACGAGCTTGGCCGTATCCGTGAAGTAGTAGATAGCATTAAAGTAGAAGGTGACCTTCGTCGTGAGGTTTCCCTTAACATCAAACGTCTGATCGAAATCGGTTCATACCGTGGTATCCGCCACCGTCGTGGTTTACCAGTCCGTGGTCAGAAAACGAAAAACAACGCACGTACGCGTAAAGGACCTCGCCGTACTGTAGCGAACAAGAAGAAGTAA
- a CDS encoding adenylate kinase yields the protein MNLILMGLPGAGKGTQADKIVEKYGVPHISTGDMFRAAIKGGTELGLKAKSFMDAGNLVPDEVTVGIVKERLAKDDCKKGFLLDGFPRTVAQAEALEEILAELDRQLDHVVYIKVPEEDLFKRLTGRWVCPTCGTTYHEIFNPPKEAGKCDKDGSELIQREDDKPETVEKRLQVNLEQTQPLIDFYENKGYLRNVDGKQDIQNVFEDLDVLLKGSNR from the coding sequence ATGAATTTAATCTTAATGGGTCTTCCGGGTGCGGGTAAAGGTACTCAAGCTGACAAGATCGTTGAAAAATACGGTGTTCCGCACATTTCAACCGGAGATATGTTCCGCGCAGCAATTAAAGGTGGAACGGAGCTCGGGTTGAAAGCAAAATCCTTTATGGATGCCGGAAACCTTGTTCCGGACGAAGTTACTGTAGGGATCGTCAAAGAGCGTCTTGCTAAAGACGACTGTAAGAAAGGCTTCTTACTCGACGGTTTTCCTAGAACAGTTGCACAAGCTGAAGCATTAGAAGAAATTCTCGCTGAACTCGATCGTCAACTTGACCATGTTGTTTACATTAAGGTTCCTGAAGAGGATTTGTTCAAGCGTCTTACTGGCAGATGGGTATGCCCGACTTGCGGCACCACTTACCATGAGATCTTCAATCCTCCAAAGGAAGCCGGCAAATGTGACAAAGATGGCAGCGAATTGATTCAACGAGAAGATGATAAACCTGAGACTGTCGAGAAGCGCCTGCAGGTGAACCTCGAACAGACACAGCCGCTTATCGACTTCTACGAGAATAAAGGTTACCTTCGCAATGTCGATGGTAAACAGGATATTCAAAACGTCTTTGAAGACCTCGATGTATTGTTGAAAGGAAGCAATCGATGA
- a CDS encoding energy-coupling factor transporter transmembrane component T family protein, translating into MFDNIIIGQYVPRESVIHRMDPRAKLICLFVFMIVLFVGNRITALVPGIFFVMAAFLLAQIPLRFFAKGLRIIAIIIFITFILHLFMTREGDVLFQGGWITLHEGALTQASLIALRLLLLVILASMLTLTTTPIDLTDGLEKLFGPLKKIGVPAHELALTMSIALRFIPTLLGETEKIVKAQMARGASFSEGSLVKRAKALVPLLVPLLIQSFKRAEDLATAMEARGYDGSANRTKYRQLHWKRSDTLMLVITVLTGVVIFLLRG; encoded by the coding sequence GTGTTTGATAATATTATTATCGGCCAGTACGTTCCCCGTGAATCAGTCATTCACAGAATGGACCCGAGAGCAAAGCTCATCTGTCTTTTCGTTTTTATGATCGTCTTGTTTGTCGGTAACCGGATCACAGCTCTTGTTCCCGGTATATTTTTTGTGATGGCAGCGTTTCTTCTGGCACAGATCCCTCTTCGTTTTTTTGCAAAAGGATTAAGGATCATTGCTATTATTATTTTTATTACTTTTATCCTTCACCTTTTTATGACCAGGGAAGGGGATGTTCTTTTTCAGGGAGGATGGATTACGCTCCATGAAGGGGCGCTTACCCAGGCTTCTTTAATTGCCCTGAGGCTTTTGCTGCTTGTAATTCTGGCATCTATGCTCACGCTTACGACAACGCCGATCGATTTAACCGACGGTCTTGAAAAGCTGTTTGGTCCTCTGAAAAAAATCGGTGTTCCAGCTCACGAACTGGCTTTGACCATGAGTATCGCCCTGCGGTTTATTCCTACACTCCTCGGAGAAACAGAGAAAATCGTAAAAGCACAGATGGCAAGAGGGGCATCATTCTCAGAAGGGTCTCTCGTGAAACGGGCAAAAGCCCTCGTTCCGTTATTGGTGCCTCTTTTGATCCAGTCCTTTAAACGGGCTGAGGATCTGGCAACGGCGATGGAGGCAAGAGGGTATGACGGGAGTGCGAACCGGACGAAATACCGTCAGCTTCACTGGAAAAGGTCGGACACCCTGATGCTGGTGATCACCGTTTTAACCGGCGTGGTCATATTTTTACTCAGAGGATAA
- a CDS encoding energy-coupling factor transporter ATPase, which translates to MHIKAQDLGFTYMKNTPFEKRALRGVNLELKEGSRVAIVGHTGSGKSTLVQHINGLLVPSEGSLTAGEVEIRPGTKQKTLAKLRQQVGMVFQFPEHQLFDETVEKDVAFGPLNFGYSREEAFRLACEALGKVGLHDKELYQKSPFDLSGGQMRRVAIAGVLASNPDVLILDEPTAGLDPQGRINMMELFSDWQKEKQERSYVLVTHHMEDAATYADYIFVMHKGSLVFEGSPEEVFSDEARLKQWGLGVPKSSSLLMNLSKRTGAPLTVTAFTPEDAALEIARFLKGDEGSV; encoded by the coding sequence ATGCACATTAAAGCGCAAGACCTAGGCTTTACGTATATGAAAAACACCCCGTTTGAAAAGAGAGCACTCCGGGGTGTAAACCTTGAGCTTAAAGAGGGCTCAAGAGTGGCAATTGTGGGCCATACAGGATCGGGGAAGTCAACCCTGGTCCAGCATATCAACGGTCTCCTTGTTCCTTCTGAAGGGAGCTTGACAGCCGGGGAGGTGGAAATCCGTCCCGGGACTAAACAAAAGACGCTGGCGAAACTGAGACAGCAGGTGGGCATGGTGTTCCAATTTCCGGAACACCAGCTTTTTGATGAAACAGTGGAGAAAGACGTGGCATTCGGTCCCCTTAATTTCGGCTATTCACGTGAAGAAGCGTTCCGTCTTGCCTGTGAAGCCCTTGGTAAGGTTGGGCTCCATGATAAAGAGCTCTATCAAAAATCTCCTTTCGACTTAAGCGGGGGTCAGATGCGCAGGGTTGCGATTGCCGGAGTCCTTGCTAGTAACCCGGACGTGCTCATCCTTGATGAGCCCACAGCGGGACTTGACCCCCAGGGACGGATAAACATGATGGAGCTGTTTTCTGACTGGCAGAAGGAAAAACAAGAACGATCCTATGTTCTTGTTACTCATCATATGGAAGATGCGGCAACGTACGCTGACTATATTTTTGTTATGCATAAAGGTTCCCTTGTTTTTGAAGGATCTCCTGAAGAGGTGTTCTCCGATGAAGCTCGGCTCAAACAATGGGGACTGGGTGTTCCGAAGAGTTCCAGTCTGTTAATGAACCTTTCAAAAAGGACCGGAGCACCACTGACTGTAACAGCGTTCACCCCTGAGGATGCAGCTTTGGAGATTGCCAGGTTTCTTAAGGGGGACGAAGGCAGTGTTTGA
- a CDS encoding DNA-directed RNA polymerase subunit alpha translates to MIEIEKPKIEPVELSDDASYGKFVVEPLERGYGTTLGNSLRRILLSSLPGSAVTSVQFDTVLHEFSTIEGVSEDVTEIVLNLKKLALKIYSDEEKTLEVEAQGEGVVTAADLMHDSDVEVLNPDLHIATLSKGANFHLKLTANTGRGYVPAEGINTSELPIGVIPIDSIYTPVSRVNFQVENTRVGQITNYDKLTMDVWTDGSIRPEEAVSLGAKILTEHLNIFVGLTDQAQNAEIMVEKEEDQKEKVLEMTIEELDLSVRSYNCLKRAGINTVQELTQKSEEDMMKVRNLGRKSLEEVQEKLGELGLGLRNEE, encoded by the coding sequence ATGATCGAAATCGAAAAGCCAAAGATTGAACCGGTTGAACTTAGTGATGACGCATCTTACGGCAAATTTGTTGTAGAACCGTTGGAACGTGGATATGGAACAACGCTCGGAAACTCTCTGCGCCGGATTCTTTTATCCTCTCTGCCAGGTTCAGCGGTAACCAGTGTACAATTTGATACCGTTCTTCATGAGTTTTCAACGATTGAAGGCGTATCTGAAGATGTAACTGAAATCGTTCTGAATTTGAAGAAGCTTGCTCTTAAGATCTACTCTGATGAAGAAAAAACATTGGAAGTAGAAGCACAAGGGGAAGGAGTCGTTACGGCTGCTGACTTGATGCACGATAGTGACGTGGAGGTTTTAAACCCTGATCTTCACATCGCAACGCTGTCCAAAGGTGCGAATTTCCACCTTAAGTTAACAGCAAACACCGGTCGCGGTTATGTTCCTGCTGAAGGAATTAACACAAGCGAACTGCCAATCGGTGTCATTCCGATCGACTCTATCTATACACCTGTTTCACGTGTGAACTTCCAAGTGGAGAACACGCGTGTCGGTCAGATTACCAACTATGATAAACTGACAATGGATGTGTGGACAGACGGCAGCATTCGCCCGGAGGAAGCAGTTTCCCTTGGAGCTAAAATCTTAACGGAGCACCTGAATATCTTTGTCGGTTTAACAGATCAGGCACAAAACGCCGAAATTATGGTCGAGAAAGAAGAAGACCAGAAGGAAAAAGTGCTTGAGATGACGATTGAAGAGCTTGATCTCTCTGTACGTTCATACAACTGTCTGAAGCGTGCCGGAATCAACACTGTTCAGGAGCTAACACAAAAATCAGAAGAAGATATGATGAAAGTCCGTAACCTAGGACGCAAATCGTTAGAAGAAGTTCAGGAAAAGCTGGGCGAATTAGGCCTTGGCTTGCGCAACGAAGAATAG
- the rpsK gene encoding 30S ribosomal protein S11: MAKPKTTRSKRRQRKNIESGIAHIRSTFNNTIVTITDPRGNAISWASAGALGFKGSRKSTPFAAQTAAETAAKAAMEHGMKSVEVSVKGPGAGREAAIRSLQATGLEVNMIKDVTPVPHNGCRPPKRRRV, translated from the coding sequence ATGGCTAAACCGAAAACGACTCGTTCAAAGCGTCGTCAACGTAAAAATATTGAATCTGGAATTGCACACATCCGTTCAACGTTTAACAACACGATCGTAACGATCACAGACCCTCGCGGAAACGCAATCTCTTGGGCCAGTGCTGGTGCATTAGGCTTTAAAGGTTCACGTAAATCGACTCCTTTCGCAGCGCAGACTGCTGCTGAAACTGCTGCAAAAGCGGCGATGGAGCACGGCATGAAGAGTGTAGAGGTTTCCGTTAAAGGCCCTGGTGCCGGACGTGAAGCAGCTATTCGTTCCCTTCAAGCTACCGGTCTGGAAGTTAACATGATCAAAGACGTTACTCCAGTACCTCACAACGGATGCCGTCCACCAAAACGTCGTCGAGTATAA
- a CDS encoding KOW domain-containing RNA-binding protein: MKDPESVPQLGELVRIIKGRDKDQYACVIEVLDSRFVRIADGDKRKVDRAKKKNIQHIERMDLVSPEVKNSIVDTGRVTNAKLRFAISSYMNDNLLKEGE, translated from the coding sequence ATGAAAGATCCTGAATCTGTTCCGCAGCTCGGTGAGCTTGTGAGAATTATAAAGGGAAGAGACAAAGATCAGTACGCCTGTGTCATAGAAGTTCTGGATTCACGTTTTGTACGGATCGCCGACGGGGATAAACGTAAGGTAGACCGTGCAAAGAAGAAGAACATTCAGCACATTGAGCGAATGGACCTTGTTTCTCCTGAAGTAAAAAATAGCATTGTCGATACGGGCCGTGTCACCAATGCAAAGTTGCGATTTGCAATTTCATCATATATGAATGACAATTTACTGAAGGAAGGAGAGTAA